The sequence TGAGTATGTCAATCTCTCCAGAAATTTTCTGCAAGGCACCCTTCCTTCTTCCATTGGCGCTTTGCCAAGCAGCCTCCATGTCCTTGATGTTTCTTTCAATAGGCTTACTGGTGTGATTCCTCAGTCTTTACTGGCATCACCAATGCTCTGGTTTGCTAActtctcatacaacaacttcACCGGCGAGGTGTCCAGCGAAAGGGCATTTGCAAACCTCACTGGTGACTCATTTCTCGGCAATCCTTACCTCTGTGGGTCTATTCTCGGCATGGCGTCGTGCAGTGGAAAACATGGCCACCTCCTGTACATAGCCATCATTGTCGTCGTATTCGCCATTGCTGCCGGTTTATTGGCCATGGTGTGCATTGTTGATCACGATCTAATGAAGACTCATTAGAGGTTGACGGCCCCATCCACTCAACTATCACGTTTCCCGACAGGACCGGTCAATGCCGTGGGCAAAAGAGAAGGTGAGCATCCAAGGATCTCATATCGTGAGCTTGTCGATGCGATGGATGGCTTTTCGGAAGtgaatttgattgggaaaggaggatACGGACATGTCTACAGGGGTGTCCTCCATGGCGGGACGGTGATCGCCGTCAAAGTCCTGCACCAGGACCAGGTCGGCAGCAGCGAGGTGATCGCCGGCAGCTTCGAGAGGGAGTGCCGGGTGCTCAGGAGCATCCGGCACCGGAACCTCATCTGCGTGATCACCGCGTGCAGCACGCCGGACTTCAAGGCCGTCGTGCTCCCGTTCATGCCGAACGGCAGCCTCGATGGCCTCGTCCACGGGcctgccagcggcggcggcaagccggAGGGGCCGCGCCGGCTGGACCTGGACCTGCTCCTCAGCGTCGCCAGCGACGTCGCTGAGGGCGTGGCGTACCTGCACCACCACGCCCCCGTCAAGGTCGTGCACTGCGACCTCAAGCCGAGCAacgtcctcctcgacgccgACATGACCGCCGTCGTCTCCGACTTCGGCATCTCGAAGCTGATGTCCACGGACGCGAGGGATGATCCGGAGATGGGCGAGGCGTCAGCGTCCGGATGCAGCTCCATCACTCGGCTGCTGCAAGGCTCCGTTGGCTACATCGCACCCGGTCCGTAAGCAACAGCGCATCTTCTATCTCTATCGTCTGATACTCTGATCACTTCCTGTCTAAGGTTGCCCTTAACTTCTGATGCAGAGTACGGCTTGGGAGGCCGCCCTTCGACGCAAGgcgacgtgtacagcttcggGGTGATGCTCCTGGAGATGATCTCCGGGAAGAGGCCGAGGGACGTGATCGCCGAGGAGGGGCACGGCCTGCACGAGTGGGCGAGGAACCGCCGCCTGCAGCGCGACCTGGACGCCGTCGCCGagcactcgccgccgccgcgtgatCCGCCGTCGGTTGGCCCGCCGGGGCGCGAGATGGAGGTCGTCATCGTCATGGagctgctcgagctcggcgTTGCGTGCTCGCAGCTTGCGCCGTCGATGAGGCCCGCCATGGACGACGTGGCGCACGAGATCGCTTGCCTTAGGGACGGTACGTGGAGGAAGTGCAGGGCAACCGATCGGAAGGTCATTGACCACATAAACTCCAAGAAACATTAGTAGACTGATAATTCGCTACTTGAATTTCTAAGCAAAATAGTGTAAGATGGGAGGGCCCGGGGCCCGGGCCATCTATCGGTGTTGTAGAAGCTGTAATTGTGTGCCGCACCTGCTGTATGGGTGCCATGCCCTTTTGGTTTTTGTATCAAGCCTGTGCACAATCCAATTTGacgtttatatatttttagctcaaaatcgTATAGGATTGGAGCCCCTACTCTTAAATTATATAGGTTAAATTTTAAAATCCTTTACCACCCCTTTACCAGAACGATCGCTCGCTAAACATCAGATTTCTCACAAGGAAGCTAACATGCCTACATATACAAGTGCCAAAGTGCCCAGTGCCTGCAGCATGTTCCTGAATcctgaactttttttttcttcataatTGAACATCAGAAAGACGAATCCGTGGTGGAGTACGACTGCTCGCTAGCCGTCCTCGTTATCGACgccgtcctcctcgccgccgtgcccgccgTGCCCAGGTGCTTGGCGAGGTCTTCCTTGAGGAGGGTGATCCCGTGGCACACCTCCACCATGGTCGGCCGCGCCGACGGCGAGTGCTGCGTGCACTCGAGCCCGAGGTCGATCAGCTCGACCATGACATCGTTCCAGAGCCTCTcgtccgccaccgccgtcgccgcgtccGTCAGCCACGACTGCCAGACGACCTCGCCGACGTCGTGCGGGTAGTGCCGCTTCACCCAATCGTGCAGCGTGAGCCCCTCCTGGAAGATCACATCGGTCGGCCTCTTCCCGGTGATCAGCTCGAGAAGCATCACgccgaagctgtacacgtcgcCCTGCGTCGATGGGTGGCCTCCCAGTCCGTACTCTGAACCATCCAAGaacagaacacaagcaaaatgTTCAGCAAATTAAACGTGACATGGTTTCGATTAATGAATTTGGTTAAGTGTATGCAGAGGTTGTATTATACCAGGTGCAATGTAGCCGACTGAGCCTTGTAACAATCCGGTGATGGAGTTGCACGGATCATCGGAGCCGGTGTTGCCGCCGACGTTACTGTCGTCACCGGCGTCCTTGACCAGCTGGGCGATGCCAAAGTCGGCCACGACGGCCGTCATGTCGTCGTCGAGGAGGACGTTGCTCGGCTTCAGGTCGCAGTGCACGACGCGGACCGGCGCGTAATGGTGCAGGTAGGCGAGCCCCTCGgcgacgtcgccggcgatggagaccagctgcgcgaggtcgaggccgcGCCACGGCCCGCCGTCGGCCGGGTACAGGCGGCTCTCGAGGCTACCGTTGCGCATCAGCGGGAGCACGAGCGCGTGGAAGTCCGGCTGGCTGCACGCGGTGACCACGCGCACCAGGTTACGGTGGCGCGTCCGCCGCAGCACCTGGCACTCCCGCTTGAAGCTCCGGgagacctcgccgccgctcttCGGGTCGAGCACCTTGACGGCGACGCGCGTGCCGTCGCGGAGCGTGCCCTCGTAGACGCGCCCGAACCGCCCCGCGCCGATGAGGCTCGCCTGATCGAAGCCGCGCGTCGCCTCGGCGAGCTCCCGGTGCGACACCCTCGGGTAGTCCCTGTCCGCCGcctcgtcggcggcgtcggccaGCAGCATCGAGCGGCGCGAGTCTCGCCGCACCTCcgctctcgccgccgcgcggcacGCGACGACACCTAGGATGGCCGACGCGAACGCGGCGACCGTGATCACCACGGGCACCACCACGCGCCGGTCACGAACCGCGcggcgcctcgcgccgccgcaccgcgccaAGCTGGCGACGGGCCCGCAGAGGCCAGCGTCGCCGAGGAACGCGTCCGCCGGGAAGCTCGCGAAGGCCCCGGTGCCCGGCACCTCCCCGGAGAAGCCGTTGTAGGAGAAGTTGACACGCTGCagcgacgccgccgtcgccaacgACACCGGCAGCGCGCCCGTCAGGCCATTGTACGACACGTCAAGCACCTGCAGGAACGGCAGGGCGCCGATGGTGTCCGGGAGGCCGCCGTCCAGCGCGTTGCCGGAGACATTCAAGTACTCGAGAGCGACGCAGCTGCCGAGCTGCTGCGGGATCGTGCCGGACAACCTGTTCGACGACAGGTTGAGCACCTGCAGCATCACCATCTTGCTGATGGTCGCCGGGATCGGCCCTTCCAGCTGGTTGCCCGAGAGGTTCAGGTAGAGCAAGCCACTGAGTCCGGACAGGTCCGCCGGGATCCTCCCCTGCAACGCGTTCTGAGAGAGATCAAAGTTCTGCAGGTTCACGCACTGGGCAAGGCTCGGAGGGATGGCGCCGGAGAGGCGGTTGTGACGCAGCACGAGGATGCGCAGCTGCGTGAGGTTGGAGAGCGTGGCCGGGATGGCGCCGGCGAGCCGGTTGTGCGAGAGGTCTATGAGCCCCAGCCGTGGGATCGtgcccagcggcggcgggatctCGCCGGAGAGCAGGTTGTTAGAGAGGTACAGCCGCTCGAGCCGCTGCAATGCGGCGATGCCCGGTGGAATCGAGCCGTTGAGGAGGTTGTGGGACAGGTTCAGCGTGGTGAGGTTCGCGAGGTCAGTGAGGTTCGCCGGGATCGGGCCGAAGATCTTGTTGTACTCCAGGTGGAGCTGCTTGAGGCCGGGGGAGAGGCGGCCGACGAGCGGCGGCATCGTGCCAGCGATCTCGTTCCAGGAGACGCCAAGCTCTTTCAGGCTGGTGCAGTTTGTCAGGGAGGCGAAGAAAGGCTCAAGGTTGGTGTTGTTCTCCGGACTCGTCAGGTAGTTGTAGGAGAGGTACAGGAGCTCCAAGCCCCTCATGTTGCTGAACATGCCGGAcggcagctcgccggcgaggaagtTGTTCTCCAGCAGCAGCCATTTGAGCTTCGTCGAGTTGGATATCGACGGCGGGACGCCGCCGACGAGGTTGTTCGACCACAAGACCAAGAACATCAGGTCAGGGAGTGGGCAATGCCCCCGGATGGGGATCTTGCCGGCAAGGAAATTGGAGGAGAGATCAATGTACTGCAAGTGGGTGAAGTTGCAAAAGATGGCCTCCGGGATGGGCCCGGACAAGTTGTTTTCACCAAGGTTGAGGTAGATGAGGTTCGGAATGCGTGTGAGCTCAACCGGAATCGGGCCCTCCAAACTGTTGCCCCCAGTGCTCAATTGCTTCAGCTTGGAGAGGTtcccgagctccggcggcacTCGTCCGGTAAACGAGTTTCCGGAGAGGTCGAAGTAATTGAGGCTAGAGAGGTTTCCGAGCTCCGGAGGGACTTCACCGGAAAATGAATTGGCCGACATGTCTAGCAAAGTGAGGTGAAAGAGGTTCCCCAACTCCGAAGGAACTCTCCCGGTGAAGAGGTTTCCTGAGAGGTTGAGTATGTTGAGGTGGGAGAGGTTGCCGAGTGCCGGAGAGACCTCACCGGAGAGCTTTTGGTCTCTTAGGATCAGCTTCACGACGCGCCTCGCCGCCATGTTGCAAGAAACGCCGGTCCAATTGCACACATTGGGTGAAACCCAGCTAGCTAGCGCTCCATTGGGATCACTAGACACACTAGACTTAAAGGACAGAAGTGCAGAGCGATCATCCGACCCGCCAGCTAAAACAGTTGGGCTCGGACCgtgggggaggaagaggagaagaaaggtgaggacggcggcggagatCGGCGCAAGCGCAGCCCCCATGGAAGCATGCGGCGTTGGAGAGAGCTCAAGACATCGGAGGAGAGCAAATGCTGGATGATAGCTACGTTTGCTACACCGCTGGGGATTTTAAAGGAGGGGAAGAGGAGGCATCCTGCCTAACTGCCGTTTGGCTGCAGCCGTTACACATTGGCGCCAAGTTTTTGACTTTGCGCCGTGGGACACGTGTCGCAATAGGACTGGCTCAGCGTGTGCAGTGTTTCACTGAAACGTGGGGGCCTTGCCGTATGGATACACGTACACTACTCTCCTGTGGAATCTAACCGGAGTGGATTAGCACGCAGATGAGCTAATAAGGTGAGGATTGGTGAGCGAGACAGTGGATTAGACAAGGTGACTAGTGAGCGCATGCAATCATGTGTCTGTGCCGTGTGCGTGCGGTCGCATGGGCCCACCGAAGATTTGCATGCGTCCATGGTGAAACTGTTCTACATTTGTCTTGCTATGCCTTGTAGGCCCGTGTGAGCTTGTGGTGATTAGCTGGTGATTAAGATGCGTGTTTGTGGTGAGGACCGCCATTGCTCCGAAAGCGGTTTTGTAGGCTATCTTTGAGGGATATGTATAGGGATCTTTTTAGACTGATTTTCGAATAGGAAACACCATTCAAAGGGTGGCACAGATTCTTCCACACAAAGAGATCAACTTCAATGGTTAACTCCAGAATCTAGATTGTGAGTAGAAAAtacaagagtaaaatgcactgggggtccttaaactagttggcctgttctgtttaggtccatgaacttcgaaaatgcatttataggtccacaatctattcaagtgtgtcacttgaggtccaaaacacATATGACCAGTGTTGACCGCCTACGTGGACCGCCACGTTCGATCCACGTGGCTGCTGGCCGCCACGCGTGCTCcgccctcccccctctctctctttctctctctatctttctctctctccccgttctccccctgc comes from Panicum virgatum strain AP13 chromosome 4K, P.virgatum_v5, whole genome shotgun sequence and encodes:
- the LOC120702848 gene encoding putative leucine-rich repeat receptor-like serine/threonine-protein kinase At2g24130 isoform X1; its protein translation is MFSTMPSLKYLYLSNNNFSSDGGNTNLEPFLAPLVNCTSLKELGVDSNNIGGKIPPMIGNLSTNLSKIYLYDNKITGPVNAVGKREGEHPRISYRELVDAMDGFSEVNLIGKGGYGHVYRGVLHGGTVIAVKVLHQDQVGSSEVIAGSFERECRVLRSIRHRNLICVITACSTPDFKAVVLPFMPNGSLDGLVHGPASGGGKPEGPRRLDLDLLLSVASDVAEGVAYLHHHAPVKVVHCDLKPSNVLLDADMTAVVSDFGISKLMSTDARDDPEMGEASASGCSSITRLLQGSVGYIAPEYGLGGRPSTQGDVYSFGVMLLEMISGKRPRDVIAEEGHGLHEWARNRRLQRDLDAVAEHSPPPRDPPSVGPPGREMEVVIVMELLELGVACSQLAPSMRPAMDDVAHEIACLRDGTWRKCRATDRKVIDHINSKKH
- the LOC120702848 gene encoding putative leucine-rich repeat receptor-like serine/threonine-protein kinase At2g24130 isoform X2 gives rise to the protein MFSTMPSLKYLYLSNNNFSSDGGNTNLEPFLAPLVNCTSLKELGVDSNNIGGKIPPMIGNLSTNLSKIYLYDNKITGPVNAVGKREGEHPRISYRELVDAMDGFSEVNLIGKGGYGHVYRGVLHGGTVIAVKVLHQDQVGSSEVIAGSFERECRVLRSIRHRNLICVITACSTPDFKAVVLPFMPNGSLDGLVHGPASGGGKPEGPRRLDLDLLLSVASDVAEGVAYLHHHAPVKVVGCSSITRLLQGSVGYIAPEYGLGGRPSTQGDVYSFGVMLLEMISGKRPRDVIAEEGHGLHEWARNRRLQRDLDAVAEHSPPPRDPPSVGPPGREMEVVIVMELLELGVACSQLAPSMRPAMDDVAHEIACLRDGTWRKCRATDRKVIDHINSKKH
- the LOC120702847 gene encoding putative leucine-rich repeat receptor-like serine/threonine-protein kinase At2g24130 → MGAALAPISAAVLTFLLLFLPHGPSPTVLAGGSDDRSALLSFKSSVSSDPNGALASWVSPNVCNWTGVSCNMAARRVVKLILRDQKLSGEVSPALGNLSHLNILNLSGNLFTGRVPSELGNLFHLTLLDMSANSFSGEVPPELGNLSSLNYFDLSGNSFTGRVPPELGNLSKLKQLSTGGNSLEGPIPVELTRIPNLIYLNLGENNLSGPIPEAIFCNFTHLQYIDLSSNFLAGKIPIRGHCPLPDLMFLVLWSNNLVGGVPPSISNSTKLKWLLLENNFLAGELPSGMFSNMRGLELLYLSYNYLTSPENNTNLEPFFASLTNCTSLKELGVSWNEIAGTMPPLVGRLSPGLKQLHLEYNKIFGPIPANLTDLANLTTLNLSHNLLNGSIPPGIAALQRLERLYLSNNLLSGEIPPPLGTIPRLGLIDLSHNRLAGAIPATLSNLTQLRILVLRHNRLSGAIPPSLAQCVNLQNFDLSQNALQGRIPADLSGLSGLLYLNLSGNQLEGPIPATISKMVMLQVLNLSSNRLSGTIPQQLGSCVALEYLNVSGNALDGGLPDTIGALPFLQVLDVSYNGLTGALPVSLATAASLQRVNFSYNGFSGEVPGTGAFASFPADAFLGDAGLCGPVASLARCGGARRRAVRDRRVVVPVVITVAAFASAILGVVACRAAARAEVRRDSRRSMLLADAADEAADRDYPRVSHRELAEATRGFDQASLIGAGRFGRVYEGTLRDGTRVAVKVLDPKSGGEVSRSFKRECQVLRRTRHRNLVRVVTACSQPDFHALVLPLMRNGSLESRLYPADGGPWRGLDLAQLVSIAGDVAEGLAYLHHYAPVRVVHCDLKPSNVLLDDDMTAVVADFGIAQLVKDAGDDSNVGGNTGSDDPCNSITGLLQGSVGYIAPEYGLGGHPSTQGDVYSFGVMLLELITGKRPTDVIFQEGLTLHDWVKRHYPHDVGEVVWQSWLTDAATAVADERLWNDVMVELIDLGLECTQHSPSARPTMVEVCHGITLLKEDLAKHLGTAGTAARRTASITRTASEQSYSTTDSSF